The following DNA comes from Ignavibacteriales bacterium.
GTTCTGCGCTATCTCAACGCTCACAGAAAGCGGTTCTTGTTCAATAGCTGGCGGTACTTTTACCTCTATGACGTATTGACTGACCTGTCCATAGGTGATAGAACATAGCAAAGCAGTAAGGAGGAATGATAAACGAATGGCGGATTGATGAATGCGTTTCATAGTAATCCCCTCATGATGAACGTGCAGCTATTGATGGTGGCGATTATCGGAAAATAAAAAAACGGCGGGTGCGTACTGCGCCCGCCGTTCAATGTATTAAAAGCAACTATATAATGCAAGACCCGGCATAGCTCGGATCAGATTATTCGCTCCATTTCAGGACGAGAACTTTTTTCTGCAGCGATCCGGTTTGGCCCGGGATGCGAAGTTCGCGTTGGACCGATTGCACCTGCACTGCCGCAGGATTGGTTGCTCCATCTTGTGGTACGGTAATCGTTGATCCGTCGTCAAAACGGATGGAAACATAATATTCTAGTTGCGGAAATTTTACTTTCTCTCCATCTAACTGTCCGGTTGCAACCTGTCCGGAAGGTGTGAGAATAAGTTCCGTAAATGTCGGCTCATTCTGCTTGCGGTGGAAAAGACTTATCGCGCTTACATTCGCCTGTAACGAGGAAAAATCTACCCGCACCGATCCTGCGTTTTTCGACTTTAACTGGCCAAATTCAGGAACAATTCTCATCAACGGCGGAACGCTCAACTTCATTGGACTTGTGACACCATCACCTGGAAGTGTGATTTCGGTACTGACAGAATCTTGCAATTTAATGACGAAATAGAATTCAATTTCAGGCGCGCGCACATCGACACCTGGAATTGTGCCTGATGCAACTTTGTTGGAAAGCGTCATCACCAAAGATTTGAAAGCCGCATCACCGCCGCGGCGATAGTTGAGTGTAACAGAATTGAGTTGTCCGGCAACAGAAGAAAGATCGAGCGATGATTGAAGGTTCGTGAACGAACGAATCGGCGATGGACTAAACATGGGTGTGGCGGTGATAGTAATTCCGGTACCGCTAGTGGAAAAAACCGCTTTCGCAACCGATACTGAACCGGGTGAACTTGCTCCGCCTGATGGTAAGGTAATGCTCTGTTTGCCAATGGTAATGGAAAAATAATATTCCAACGCCGGGCTTGCAACTTTTGCGGCTGGGATTTCAACTGACGCAATTTTCCCATCCAACGCCATCGTTGCTTGTGTGTAGTCTGTTGTACCCTTTGTTCGATAAAACAAATTTACACCTGCAATGACAGTATCCGTTTGGTTCAAATCTAATTTGGCTGTCGTTGTATTGCCAACTGAAGGAGACGGATCGAATGCAATGGTACCGGAAACAACGACACCTTTTGCCGAAGATGTTTCTCCTCTGCCTCTGTGTTCGCCTTCGCCCTCAGATGCTCCACTTTTAATATTATCGAGTTCCTTTTTACTCGCTTTGCGAAGATCCAGACCTCCTGTGCTGTCAGCAATCGCTGTGTTACCCGTACTGACGTGTGTGGAACGGCCGGAGATAGAATTAGTGAATTCTGCCAAACCAAGAGAAATGGTAAAAAAGTCTGCATTGCCGCCGGTGCTATATCCGCCTTCAGTGCCGCGAATGGATGCAACCGAAATCGGAGAAGAAAACCGAAATTGTTCAGTCTCCGCTTTCTTCACATTGAAAATCATGTTTCCACGATCCATGTGAACGCTGCGGCTGAGGATCTCTTTTCCCTGCACTTCACCTTTAATTGTTACGATAGATTTCTCGCGAAGAATAAGCTTCGATTGATCCGCGAAGAGAATCATTGCTAAGGATCCTTTATCCGTTTGTACTTCATACCCAGATTTTAATTTGCTTAATGGAACCGCCTTTTGCCATCCTGTTGCAGGAGATTTCATATTCACATCCCGGATAACTTTCACAATGTAGGCGGAAATATCTTTTTTGTCCTGCTGTGTTTTTTGCCCCAGCGAAAGCACACCAAGGAGCACCAACACACTAACGACAACGATCTTCTTTATCATGGCTTTCTCCTTCAGCGCTTATTGGTTTTCAACACCAAGTTGTAGTTTCAAATCGGTACGGTTAGATAGATCATTGATAAGTGTTTGCAGATCGGTCTCTGTTAACGTACTGCCATCGAGTATGATGTTTCCGTAGGACGGCCATGCTACCCAGTTCACCGGGTCTGCTCGAAGCGTTGCATATGTTGCTGATGCGGAACCGCTGAAAGCGTTCAAAAAATTATCCAGCATTTGTCCGACCTTATCATCAGTAATGCGGAACACCACCGGAAGACTCTTACGCATCACGTCGCCACGATTCGTTGCTACTTTTGCCTCAACCTGAAGAACATAGGCTTTGTTTTGTTCCAGCTTGCGTTCAGCATTAGAGGGATAGGTGAGCGATGTTCCGCTGAAGTCAGGAGGATCGCCGTATGATGTCCGAACGAGACTTGGATTTCCACCCGTGAGTGCATCTTGTGGTGAACGGTGATTCGCTAAAGCTTCGTACACTGAAACTCTCACAGGTGCACTCGATGTCCAGTTAAACGTAGGTGCAAGATTGCTAAAGAAGCTTCCGTTCTTCGGATCTGTAATCTCCACAAATACTTCATCAGCCGTTGAGAACTGAACGGTAATCGTTTTCGTGTCTCCGCCGAGAACTTCTGTTGTACGTGGAACACCCCTATCATTGGGATTTTCAGAAGTCGCTTTAAACACTTTCATAATGACAGTATATTTACCGGGAGGCGCGGTCGGGTTTTTCGCTGCCATATCTTCCAGGCGTTTGCGCAGAGTCGCGTTTTCTACATACGTTCCAACGCCATCCCGGATATAAATCTCGCTGCTCCCGCCTTTTGCAAAATCACGCGCCGCAAGCACACGTGATCCATTCACTCTGAAATTATTTGTATACGCATGCATCAATTCTTGATCAGCTTCACCGCGAAGTTGAACATGCATCTCGACATAGACACAGACCCACGCTGTTGGTTCGACACCTACTGTCTGCAAAGTAAGCGATATTCCAGAGATGTTTGGGTTAAGTTGTTGGCTTTTAACATCAACAAAATCGGTGAGATAGACGACATCGTACATCTGGAAATCGAGAGACACCTTCATGGTTTGAGCAAAGGTCCTTGAACAGCTCAGTACAGCGGCCAGAAGAACGATGCCGATGAGTGCATTCCTATTCATTGTCCATTTCATGGTGTGTAACTCCTCCGTATTGTTTGTTTTCTCTACTAGTATAGCCGATGGAGCAATAAAAAACGTTGACAACTATCACACAGACAGGGTTTAAAAATTCACGACATCATTATAAAGAACGAACGCCATAAATACAAGCAGCAAGATAAACCCTGCTTGTTGAATGGCAATTCTTACTTTACTTGGTACTTCCCGCCTAAACACAGCCTCATAGACGAGAAAGACAAGATGTCCTCCATCGAGTGCTGGGAATGGAAGAATATTCAGCAAAGCAAGACTAATACTTAATAAGCTGATGAATCCGAAGAACTCCAAGACGCCAGTATCAGCAGAGCGCTTTGCCAACTGAGCAATCTTTATAGGTCCGCCCATCGATTTACTAAGCGAAGCTTTTCCTGCTACTATTTGGTATATATTGGAAAGAAACAGAACGCTTATTGTTTTTAATTCTCTCATACTAATCGGAAGAGCTTCGAAGAAGGAATATTGTTCGTGAATGATTGGTCCCTGATATACTCGATCTAAAGAAACTCCAATGCGTCCTTCGGCAGTTGGCTTTACATGCGCATTCATTTTCTGATTTCCACGTGCCCATGACAGCAAAATTTCTTTCCCGGCATTTGTTCGAATCGCTTCCTGGAGTGAACCAAAGCTCACTGGTTTTTCGTTCACCGCAAGAAGTGTATCTCCGGGCTGTAAGCCAATCTGTTCAGCTGGCTTTCCATGCTCCACAAGATCTACAACAGGAACGAACCCAGCAGGGAAAACGCCAAATCGTTCTTCAGTAAAATCTGGCAGTTCTGAACGACGGATAAAAAAAGTATTGACTGTACCGGAACGTTGTATCTGTATCGTTAAATCATGTGCCACCGATTCTGTATACAGCGTGCTTTCAATTTCATCCCACTGTTTCATAGGATGATTATTGATGGAAACGAATTTATCGCCCATGTGCAAACCGGATTTTGCGGCGGGACTATTTGGTTCTACATAACCGATTTCCGTCACAGGGTGAATCGTCTTGCCCTGATGGAAAATTATTCCCCAAAAAATTAAAATAGCGAGCAAAAGATTCATAATGACACCAGCGGAAATAACGATCATGCGCTGCCATATAGGCTTCGAACGAAACTCCCATGGTTGCGGCTCTTTATTCAAAAATTCATTGTCGAAGCTCTCGTCGATCATACCGGCAATCTTCACATAGCCGCCAATGGGAACCCATGAAATACAGTAATCGGTTTCGCCAATTTTTTTGCCAAACGCGCGCGGCGGAAATCCTAAACTGAAGGTATCGACACGCATCTTAAAAAACTTGGCGGCAAGGAAGTGTCCCAGTTCGTGCACCAGTACAAGAATACCAATCGTGATGATAAAATAGAATATCGTACTTACTATCGCCATAAATTTAATTCACTCTTGTTTTTATTATTGTGTAAGCTCTTTAACACTGCAGGTTACAATAAAGTTCGGACATATTCGCGCGTATTATGGTCGCTTTGAAATGTGTGTTCAAGATCAGGCGAAACGTGGTTTGTTTGTTTGGCAAGCGCCTGCTCAATGAGTTCTGGAATTCGGCAAAATGTAATTTTCTTTTCTAAAAAAGCCTGCACTGCAACTTCATTTGCCGCATTCATAATGGCGGGAGCAGTTCCGCCCAACGCCATTGCATCGTATGCTAATTGCAGGCAGCGAAATTTATTGCGGTCAGGCGCAAAAAATGTCATCGAGTGCAACTTTGGAAAATCTACATGGTTGCCGCTCATCGGGCATCGTTCAGGATATGTTAATGCGTATTGAATCGGAAGTTTCATATCCGGTACGCCAAGCTGAGCTTTTATGGAACCATCCACGAACTCGACCATCGAATGAATAATGGATTGCGGGTGAATGACAACATCAATGCGTTCTACCGGAAGACCAAAGAGCCAGCGCGCTTCAATCACTTCCAAACCCTTGTTCATCAATGTGGCTGAGTCGATGGTAATCTTATTTCCCATTTTCCAATTAGGATGATTCAGCGCTTGTTCAACTGTAATCGATGCGAATGTATCTTGAGGCGTGTTCAGAAGCGGTCCGCCGGATGCTGTCAGGATAATCCTGTTCGCGCTGTTCCGATCTTCGCCTACAAGACATTGCAGAATAGCGCTGTGCTCACTATCAATGGGAACGAGATGAACACCGTATTCCTTGACTAACGAAGTAACAAGGTCTCCGGCAACGACAAGTGTCTCTTTGTTCGCGAGTGCAATGTGTTTTCGATGTTTGATTGCCTCGACGGTCGGCTTCAATCCGGCAAACCCGACAATGGAGTTGATGACGAGATCGACATCATCCCTGCGAACAATTTCCAGCAATCCCTCGCGGCCGGCGAGTACTTCCACCGAATCGCCAACTATCGATCGCAACACTGCAGCTTTGGCTTCGTCTAACACGACAACACCGCGCGGGTGAAAATGCGCAATCTGATTTTGCAGCAGTTCGATGTTGGTATTAGTTGTAAGATAAGTAATGCTGAATCTGTCTGCGAGATTATGAATAACTGAAAGGCAGTTCCGGCCGATAGATCCGGTTGAACCAAGGATAGCAATATGCTTTGGATTCTGACTCATGCTGCTGTTTCAAGGTAATCAAATTCGCTAGGCATGTCAAGGAAGGCGATTAACAGGTAGTGTTAACATAGTCGGACAAATCGGACTGACCGCACTACACCGAGTCACTACCAATTGACGCAATCCATCATCGCAAATCGAAATTGCTTTTTGTATATTGACGGAGAATAAAGTAGAAAGTAGAAAGTGAAAAGTAAAAATAAAATTTGGATAGTATTCTTGTTTGGGATTCTTACACTTTTCCAATTCGCTCGCGCTCAGGAAACCGATAAACTCATGAAGCTTCGTCTCGCGCAGGGATTTGAAGAAGCTGGCGAATGGGAACGTGCAGTAGCTCTCTACGAAGACCTGAGCACATTAGAACCAACTAATTTTTTATTCCTCGATGGACTCCAGCGCAGTTACACGCAAATCAAAGAGTACGGCAAAGCTATCAACGTTATTCGCCGATGGCTGATCATTCAACCGCGAGATATCAGTAAGATGACAACCCTCGGCGGGCTCTATTATGATTCCGGTAACGAGGCGGCCGCCGACTCGGTGTGGAAATCGGTCATTGCCATCGATCCGCGAAATGTGCAAATGTACCGCGTTGTTGCCAACGAAATGCTGCAGCACCGGATGTATGATCAATGCATCCGCGTTTATCTTGACGGACGTTCGATGAGTAAGAGTGACGCAGCATTTGCAGATGAATTAGGAAATCTTTACACGGCGCTTCAGCAGTACACATCTGCAACAAAAGAATATCTCCGTCTCATCAAGGCAACACCGGATCAATTGCCTTTTATTCAGTCGCGCCTTAGTGCTTTTACTTCAAAACCGGAAGGTCTCAGTGCCGCATCCGAGACGGTAAGGGATGAATTGAAAAACTTGCCGGACAATATCGCTCTGCACAGATTGTATGCGTGGCTCTTATCAGAGGAACGGCGCTACGATACAGCATTGGAGCAATATCGTATCATCGATCGTCTCTCGAACGCGAAAGGGAATGAACTCTACAATTTTGCCCAGCGGTTACATCAAGAACGAGCATACAAAACGGCAGCGGAAGCATTCAAAGAAGTTATTGATGAGCATAAAAGTCCTCAGCTTCTTCCCTATGCACGTTTCGGATATGCTCGAGCACTTGAAGAACCTATTGGTCTGACGGATACGGCGGCATCGTCGTCAGGATCACAGCTCACGTACAGCAACTCGATTCCATTGTATGAATCGATTGCTGCCGAATATGCGAATTCCGAACTCGCCGCTCAATCATTGTATCGTATCGGCGTCATCAAGTTTGAAAAACTCTTCGATCTTGATGGTGCGCTCAATGCATTCAACCGATTGAAAGACGTACCGTCAACAATAAATATTTCTCATGATGCTGTGCTCAAGAGTGGTGATATACAAATTGCGCGGAACAATCTTACCGAAGCACGGAAAGAATATGAACGGCTGAGCAAGATTTCACTGGTGGTGTATCAAGACCAGGCGGCATTCAAATTAGCGGAACTGGATTACTTCGAGGCAAAGTTCGATACGGCATTATCAATGCTGAAGCGATTCAATACGAATCTCACGACGGATTTAACGAATGACGCATTGCAGCTGCAATACTTTATTCAGGAAAATAATACTTCTGCACCGCAAGCGTTGACCGAGTTTGCCAAAGCCGACTTGATGATGCGCCAGCGTAAATACTCGGAGTCGCTCATGCAGTTTCAAGATATTGTCAAACACTATTCAACCGCATTGTTGGTGGATGACGCGATGATGAAGGTTGGTGAGTTGCATCTTTTATTGAATCGTCCCAATGAAGCAATAACGGCGTTTCGTTTTATTGCCGACTCAATTCAGTTGAGCATTCTCAAAGACCGGGCGCAGTTAAGGATCGCAGAAATTTATCAAACGGTTTTGAACGACAAAGCACAAGCGATTGAAGCGTACGAAAAACTGCTTGCACAATTTCCAAATTCTCTTTATGCGGAAGAATCCCGGAAGAGAATACGGCTCTTGAGGGGAGATAATCTGTAATAAACAAAAGGCTCAGATTCTCTGAGCCTTTTGTTGCATTTACTTCCATGATAACCAATCCGACCGCTTAAAGCGATCGGATTGGTGTACCTATAATGCGTGTTCCGTTTCTTTCTTTTTCTTTTCCACTCCATTTGTTTTCCAAACAAAGATCCCGCGTTTCTCATAATGTGTATGGAGAAGATGATGGGAAAGATGTCCCAAGGGTTCTTTCAGGAACTCTTTGTACAACGCAGCGACCTGAGTATTCTCATGCGACTTGCGAATTGGTTTGTTTGCATCTTCCAGATAAATGGATTCGGCTCTTTTCTTTCTTATTGCCCATGTTGTTGGAATCGGCTGGCCACCGCCGCCAAGACATCCGCCCGGGCATGTCATCACTTCGATGAATGCGTACGGTGATTCCTTCTTTTCTATTTGTTCGAAAAGCTTCCGCGCATTACCCAGCGTGTGTGCAACTGCAACTTTGACTTTCGTACCGTTCATATCAACTTCAGCTTCTTTGATTCCCTCCATACCGCGAACAGCCGTGAAATTGATGTTCGCAAGCGGCTTACCGGTCACTACTTCATACGCAGTTCTGAGTGCGGCTTCCATAACACCGCCTGTTGCGCCAAAAATCACTGCAGCGCCCGTCGATTCGCCCAACGGGTTGTCAAATTCTTCGGCTGGAAGATGAGAAAATTGAATTCCAGATTCCTTAAACATCCGGGCAAGCTCTCTTGTCGTCAATACATAATCGACATCATAAAACGCATCGTCTTGCGACCATCCTTTTTTATCTTTCCAATGCTCAAAGGCACTCATCATCTCGGGACGCTTTGCTTCATATTTCTTCGCTGTGCATGGCATAATGGAAACAACGACCATCTTTCGCGGATCGATTCCCATCTTCGCAGCATAGTACGTTTTCGCTACAGAGCCGAACATTTGCTGCGGTGATTTGCAAGTAGACAGATGTGCGAGAGAATTCGGGAAAAAATGCTCTGCAAATTTTATCCATCCCGGTGAGCAGGAGGTGATCATCGGCAGAGTACCTTTGTTGGTGATGCGTTTGATTAATTCATGCCCTTCTTCCATAATTGTTAAATCGGCAGTGAATTGTGTATCGAAAACTTTGTTAAAGCCGAGCCGGCGCAAACCTGCAACCATTTTTCCCGTTACAAGACTTCCGGACTCCATTCCCATCGCTTCACCAATACCAACGCGAATAGCCGGTGCAGTCTGCACGACAACAACTTTGTCCGGATTCATGAGTTCTTCAAACACATTGTCTGTGTCATCACGTTCGACGATGGCGCCGGTAGGACACACGAGCGCGCATTGCCCGCAATTCGTACAGGCAACATTCCCAAGCCCTTTTTCCATATAGGTCGTGACTTTTGTTCTGATGCCGCGTCCGGAGAGACCGATAGCATATACTGTTTGAACAGTGCCGCAGACAGCTATACACCTGCCGCACAAGATGCACTTGTTCGGATCTCTGATGATGGAAGACGAGGTCTCGTCACAGAGTTGTTCTTTTTTGGTACGAACAAATTGACCGTCTTTTATACCAAGATCAGAAGCAATCGTCTGCAATTCGCAGTTCTGATTGCGCAAACATGAAAGACAGTCTTTTGGATGATTGGCAAGAATCAATTCGACGTTCGTTTTTCTTGCATCACGGATACGTGCCGAGTTTGTCGCAATCTCGGTTCCTTCATGTACACAAGCAGTGCAGGAGCGAACAAGCGACCGCGCACCTTTCACTTCAACGACACAAACTCCGCATGAAGAATTTCGAGAAACATCTTCAAGATAGCAGAGTGTTGGTATTTCAATTCCAGCGCGTTTGCAGGCATCGAGTATTGTTATACCATCGGGAGCCTGGTAATCGGTACCGTTAATTTTAATATTGATCATCTTCGTTTCCATGGGATCCTCTTAGTTTTCCTCTTCTTGGTGGCATTTGACATCGCATCGCAGACAACGGGCAGCTTCCTGCAGGGCTTCTTCGCCGGAATATCCGCCGAGAACTTCCTGGAAGCTTGAAATGCGCTCCTTGACGGGAAGTTTTTTTGGATCGATTTTTTTGCCGCCTTCCGGTTCAGGGATCACTTCATCTTTGTATTTGAAATCCCTGAATAAACGGTGGAATCGTTTCTCCTTCATGAGATCAATATCGATTGCTTCTGCTGCCTGGCGGGCAAGTCCCATAGCTTCGGAAACCGTTGCCGGTCCGGTCACTGCATCGCCACCTGCATAGACCTTCGATAAGTTGGTACGACAGCTTGGCTGCTGCACTTTGATTGAACCATTCTTTCGGAGTTCCAAGCCGATTTCCTTTGCAGATTCAAATTCAACTTTCTCACCGACGGAAAGAATAATCGTATTGCATTCCACAATTGCTGTCTCGCCGGTTTCTATCGGTTTCTTTCGTCCAGTATTATCAAAGCCATCAAATTTCATTTTGTGAATTTCAAGGCCTGTGACTCTTCCTTTTATATCACTAATGACTCGATGAGGTGCAGACAAAAACATAAATCGGATATTCTCATCTATGGCATCTTTAATTTCATGCGCATTTGCCGGCATTTCATCTTTATCGCGGCGATAGACGATTGTTACATCAGCACCAAGCCGCAGACATGAACGTGCAGCATCAATTGCCACATTGCCAGCGCCGACCACAACCACTTTCTTTCCAACGTGAAGTTTCTTCCCGCTGGCAAATTCCTCAAGGAATTCATAACCTTGAAGAACTCCTGCAAGATGGTTGCCCGGAATATCAAGTTCAATATCTTTCTGGGCACCGATGGCAAGGAAGACAGCATCGTTTTGCTTTTGCAGATTTTTAAAGGACAATTCTTTGCCAATACGCGTATGGAAAACGAACTTGACTCCAAGCTTTTTAAAGAGTTCGAGTTCCTTGTTGAGACCGTCCTTCGGAAGACGATATGCGGGAATTCCATATTGCAGAATTCCACCGGCCTTTGCATGGTTATCATACACGGTGACGCTGTGGCCTAGACGAACAAGAAAATATGCTGCTGTCAATCCTGCAGGTCCTGCCCCAACAATGGCAACTTTCTTCCCAGTAGGTGATAGTTTTTCTTTGATCAGCCGTTGATAAATTTCTCGCTCCTTGCCCATTTTGTACATCGTATCTGCAAGGTAACGGTGAATATCGCCTTGTGAGACCGGATCATCCACCATATCTCTGCGGCATCGCATCTGGCAATGGAAATAGCAAATTCTTCCAACCGTACCCGGCAGGGGATTATCACGCAGTGTCAGTTCAAATGCTTCTTCGATCCGTCCTTCTTTTAACAATTGAAGGTACCCAGGAATATTCATATGCATGGGGCAGCTGTTTTCACAGAGCGCCATAAACAAACTTTCACACACACCGGCTTTACACCGCTTTTGGATTATATGTTTTTCGTATTCATCACGGAAGTAACGCAACGTGCTCAAGACGGGATTCGAACTCGTTTGTCCCAATCCACAAAGCGCAGAATCCCGAATCACATATGCTAATCGCTCAAGTGTGTCGAGATCTTGCATCGTCGCTTCGCCGCGTGTGATTTTATTGAGAAGTGCGAGTGCTTGCGCAAGTCCTTCACGGCAGGGTGTGCACTTCCCGCACGATTCAGAATACGTCACTTCAACGAAGTACCTCGCAACATCCACCATACAATTGTCCTGATCCATCACAACCATACCGCCGGAGCCCATAATTGTGCCCAGCTTTGTGAGGGATTCATAATCAACCGGAGTATTGAAGTGTTCAACCGGGATGCATCCGCCTGATGGACCGCCCGTTTGTACTGCACGAATTTTCTTTTTGTTTCCCGTTCCTTCGCCCATCTGATAGATAATGTTTTCCAGCGGTGTACCAAGCGGCAGTTCAACAAGACCGGTGTTCTTTATTTTTCCGACAAGTGAAAAGACTTTTGTCCCCGTGCTCGTCTGTGTTCCAAACTTTGCAAATGCATCTCCGCCAATCGTGAGAATGAGAGGGATATTAATCCATGTCTCCACATTATTAATATTGGTCGGTTTACCCCAGAGTCCTTTTTGTGCGGGATACGGAGGCCGGGGAAGCGGTCGTCCGGCTCTGCCTTCGATCGAAGCGATGAGAGCAGTTTCCTCGCCGCACACAAATGCACCAGCTCCTTCCACATAGGACATGTCGAAACTAAATGAAGATCCGAAAATATTCTTGCCGAGTATTCCGTATTCCCTCGCAACGGCGACCGCTTTTTTGAATCGTTCTACTGCAAGAGGATACTCTGCGCGCACATACATAATGCCTTCAGAAGCACCCATCACATATGCGCCAATCAGCATTCCCTCTATAAGGGCATGAGGATCGCTTTCAATTTCGTTCCGGTTCATATAAGCGCCGGGATCACCTTCATCCGCGTTGCAGATAATATATTTTTTATCTGTTTCGACTTTCTTCATCATTTCCCATTTGATAGCTGTCGGGAAACCTGCTCCGCCGCGACCGCGCAGTTTGGATTTCTTGACCTCATCGAGAACAGCATCAGGGGTCATTTGTGTTAATGCCTTCATCAAGGCGCTGTACCCGCCAACGGCGATGTATTCTTCAATATCTTCGGGATTAATCAATCCGGAATCGCGAAGGACGATCTTCTTTTGCCCCTTGAAGAATGGAATTTCATTCCATAAAGGAACACTGCTCAGTCCGGTCCCAAACTCTACTCTGGATGTATAGAAATTCCAATTCTCGATTCTACACAGCGCCTTCTTCAGCGGTATCATACCCCTGCACAGACCATCAACAATACTCTCTGCATCTTTTGGGGTTACTTTATGTAAGATGACAAGCGGCTGTCCCGGCACATAACAATTGACAAGAGTCTCTTCGGCACAAAAACCAAAGCAGCCCACAGAGGTAAGTTGTATCTTCGCTCTTTTTGCTTTGATAGCTTTTTGCAGACTTTCGTACACTTCTTTTGCACCATTTCCGAGGCCGCATGTTCCCATGCCGACTGAAATTTTTGGAACAGGAGGAACAAACTTTGCCATTCCCTCGTGCCGCAACTTTTCTAACATTGAAGCTTGCTGTATCTTCATGATTTTTTCTTCTCCTTAGAAATTTTTCCAAGAAGCTTTTGCAGTTTAGCGGTTGTCACATTACTGTAAATGATTCCGTCGATCGCGACGACTGGTGCGAGTGCACATTGGCCGAAACATGCTACCGTGGAAATTGTGAACTGGTTGTCTGGCGTGGTAAAAAAAGATTCTCCTTCTTCAAGCTCTTTACTGCATCCCAGCATGAGTCCCAGATCATCGAGTAACGCTTTTGATCCTTTTGTATGGCAGGCGGTTCCCCGGCAGACAGTGAGAGTATGTTTGCCTTGAGGTTTGAGATTGAAGAATGAAAAAAAAGTGACGACGTTATATACCCGGGAGAGAGGAACGCCGGTCCGGAGTGCAACGTGGTTGAGAGCTTCCTCGGAAAGAAATTTTTGTTCGTTCAGAAGTTGAGTTTCCTCAAGGATACTTAACAATTCCCCATGCTGCCCCTTGTGTTTTGTGACGACTGAATCGATTTCCTGCAATTCCCGCGATAACGTTTGTGTTCCATCCATAATGGCTCCTCATAATATTTTTTCAGTGCGTATCGAGACGATGCGTTATTCTCTGCAACTTTCATTCCAAAAGAAATGAGAGCAAAAGGTCATCATTTTTTTTAGAAATGATATAAAAGCACTTTGAGTTCTTGGTATTCGGAAAGTGAAGCGGCTGGTCATTCACATCGCATAAGTACGGTGTACGCAGAATGCGGTGCTTGATATTGGTGATGTATGAAGATTAGAGAATTCTAAACTTCTTTTATACTCGCAACGTTTTCGCTTGACGATTAATTATTTTAAAAAACGAAAAACGGTTTCCTGGATCAAATTCAACAAGAATATCCTCAAAGGGAACGAGCTGCTTATCAATATATGATGTCACTTTTACTTCATCGAATGCCAATAGGCACGGGTATAATATA
Coding sequences within:
- a CDS encoding 1-deoxy-D-xylulose-5-phosphate reductoisomerase, with the translated sequence MSQNPKHIAILGSTGSIGRNCLSVIHNLADRFSITYLTTNTNIELLQNQIAHFHPRGVVVLDEAKAAVLRSIVGDSVEVLAGREGLLEIVRRDDVDLVINSIVGFAGLKPTVEAIKHRKHIALANKETLVVAGDLVTSLVKEYGVHLVPIDSEHSAILQCLVGEDRNSANRIILTASGGPLLNTPQDTFASITVEQALNHPNWKMGNKITIDSATLMNKGLEVIEARWLFGLPVERIDVVIHPQSIIHSMVEFVDGSIKAQLGVPDMKLPIQYALTYPERCPMSGNHVDFPKLHSMTFFAPDRNKFRCLQLAYDAMALGGTAPAIMNAANEVAVQAFLEKKITFCRIPELIEQALAKQTNHVSPDLEHTFQSDHNTREYVRTLL
- the rseP gene encoding RIP metalloprotease RseP, which produces MAIVSTIFYFIITIGILVLVHELGHFLAAKFFKMRVDTFSLGFPPRAFGKKIGETDYCISWVPIGGYVKIAGMIDESFDNEFLNKEPQPWEFRSKPIWQRMIVISAGVIMNLLLAILIFWGIIFHQGKTIHPVTEIGYVEPNSPAAKSGLHMGDKFVSINNHPMKQWDEIESTLYTESVAHDLTIQIQRSGTVNTFFIRRSELPDFTEERFGVFPAGFVPVVDLVEHGKPAEQIGLQPGDTLLAVNEKPVSFGSLQEAIRTNAGKEILLSWARGNQKMNAHVKPTAEGRIGVSLDRVYQGPIIHEQYSFFEALPISMRELKTISVLFLSNIYQIVAGKASLSKSMGGPIKIAQLAKRSADTGVLEFFGFISLLSISLALLNILPFPALDGGHLVFLVYEAVFRREVPSKVRIAIQQAGFILLLVFMAFVLYNDVVNF
- a CDS encoding FecR domain-containing protein, giving the protein MIKKIVVVSVLVLLGVLSLGQKTQQDKKDISAYIVKVIRDVNMKSPATGWQKAVPLSKLKSGYEVQTDKGSLAMILFADQSKLILREKSIVTIKGEVQGKEILSRSVHMDRGNMIFNVKKAETEQFRFSSPISVASIRGTEGGYSTGGNADFFTISLGLAEFTNSISGRSTHVSTGNTAIADSTGGLDLRKASKKELDNIKSGASEGEGEHRGRGETSSAKGVVVSGTIAFDPSPSVGNTTTAKLDLNQTDTVIAGVNLFYRTKGTTDYTQATMALDGKIASVEIPAAKVASPALEYYFSITIGKQSITLPSGGASSPGSVSVAKAVFSTSGTGITITATPMFSPSPIRSFTNLQSSLDLSSVAGQLNSVTLNYRRGGDAAFKSLVMTLSNKVASGTIPGVDVRAPEIEFYFVIKLQDSVSTEITLPGDGVTSPMKLSVPPLMRIVPEFGQLKSKNAGSVRVDFSSLQANVSAISLFHRKQNEPTFTELILTPSGQVATGQLDGEKVKFPQLEYYVSIRFDDGSTITVPQDGATNPAAVQVQSVQRELRIPGQTGSLQKKVLVLKWSE
- a CDS encoding tetratricopeptide repeat protein; the encoded protein is MKSKNKIWIVFLFGILTLFQFARAQETDKLMKLRLAQGFEEAGEWERAVALYEDLSTLEPTNFLFLDGLQRSYTQIKEYGKAINVIRRWLIIQPRDISKMTTLGGLYYDSGNEAAADSVWKSVIAIDPRNVQMYRVVANEMLQHRMYDQCIRVYLDGRSMSKSDAAFADELGNLYTALQQYTSATKEYLRLIKATPDQLPFIQSRLSAFTSKPEGLSAASETVRDELKNLPDNIALHRLYAWLLSEERRYDTALEQYRIIDRLSNAKGNELYNFAQRLHQERAYKTAAEAFKEVIDEHKSPQLLPYARFGYARALEEPIGLTDTAASSSGSQLTYSNSIPLYESIAAEYANSELAAQSLYRIGVIKFEKLFDLDGALNAFNRLKDVPSTINISHDAVLKSGDIQIARNNLTEARKEYERLSKISLVVYQDQAAFKLAELDYFEAKFDTALSMLKRFNTNLTTDLTNDALQLQYFIQENNTSAPQALTEFAKADLMMRQRKYSESLMQFQDIVKHYSTALLVDDAMMKVGELHLLLNRPNEAITAFRFIADSIQLSILKDRAQLRIAEIYQTVLNDKAQAIEAYEKLLAQFPNSLYAEESRKRIRLLRGDNL